Proteins encoded within one genomic window of Aspergillus nidulans FGSC A4 chromosome VII:
- a CDS encoding CCDC47 family protein (transcript_id=CADANIAT00008725): MAGVFKNVFGGAQPSNSAALEDGDFADFVEAPEPSPAPILNTQSAPSLGQNGVEPVVYTKWYRVWERTSPKDFMQEAMVMPIILLIIIFHFWGTRKNRRRATEWAAAHASALRDEFAVVGFDGIQKSEESISVDVTAPNSILKEKSPQEFSTYATGRQNVAFLDVAIRLPKRANPVTYWMDQVFAFFFDSWPSPEETFEATAYTFDGKEKDLIPVLGKDTSSLKVNNTSYDGFIFAIVHKNHMRNFRNDRYDASMTFTRDHAKLPQWVTVMTENAEITETLLTPELIQAVEQAGKNFKYLIVSDQPVDKPTKIEETAPRKRVQLAGYLAPSASGYASTLPLFNQFLRFPDRLVSHAHFRPEVMRKIRNVREEEIKKLRRLDEQEKAEERRLAAEKIKKEERERTLRGMNAEEQRKYLEREQQKEQRRSMKRYTKRA, encoded by the exons ATGGCGGGAGTTTTCAAGAACGTTTTTGGCGGCGCCCAGCCTTCCAATTCGGCCGCGCTAGAGGATGGGG ATTTCGCCGACTTCGTTGAGGCGCCTGAACCGTCCCCTGCTCCTATTTTAAACACCCAATCGGCACCTTCTCTAGGCCAGAACGGGGTCGAACCGGTTGTGTATACGAAATGGTACCGTGTTTGGGAGCGCACATCCCCAAAAGACTTCATGCAGGAGGCAATGGTCATGCCGATTATCCTCTTGATCATCATATTCCATTTCTGGGGTACTCGTAAGAACAGACGGCGAGCGACTGAGTGGGCCGCGGCCCATGCCAGCGCTCTCCGAGACGAGTTCGCGGTTGTTGGTTTTGATGGTATTCAGAAATCCGAAGAGTCTATTTCTGTGGACGTGACGGCCCCCAACTCGATCCTGAAGGAGAAGTCCCCGCAGGAGTTCTCTACCTACGCGACTGGCCGTCAGAACGTCGCATTCCTTGACGTTGCGATCAGACTACCTAAGCGCGCTAACCCGGTGACTTACTGGATGGACCAGgtttttgctttcttctttgatAGCTGGCCATCTCCCGAAGAAACCTTTGAGGCTACCGCTTACACCTTTGatggcaaggagaaagatTTGATTCCAGTCCTGGGCAAGGATACCTCTTCTCTCAAAGTCAACAACACAAGTTATGATGGATTTATCTTTGCGATTGTTCACAAGAACCACATGCGTAACTTCCGCAATGATAGATACGATGCGTCCATGACCTTCACCCGGGACCATGCGAAGCTGCCCCAGTGGGTAACTGTTATGACTGAGAACGCCGAAATCACCGAGACCCTCCTTACCCCAGAGCTCATCCAGGCTGTGGAACAAGCAGGAAAAAACTTCAAGTATTTGATTGTTTCCGACCAGCCTGTTGATAAGCCCACCAA AATTGAGGAAACCGCTCCCCGCAAGCGTGTTCAGCTTGCCGGATATCTTGCGCCTTCCGCTTCCGGTTATGCCTCTACTCTGCCATTGTTCAACCAATTCCTGCGCTTCCCCGACAGACTCGTTAGCCATGCTCACTTCCGCCCCGAGGTGATGCGAAAGATCCGGAACGTGCgtgaggaggagatcaagaagctgcgACGCTtggacgagcaggagaaggcggaAGAGCGCAGGTTGGCAGCTGAGAAaatcaagaaggaggagcgGGAACGGACTCTTCGTGGCATGAATGCCGAAGAGCAGCGGAAATACCTCGAGCGTGAGCAGCAGAAAGAGCAGAGACGTTCCATGAAGAGGTACACCAAGCGCGCATAG